In one window of Pseudobdellovibrionaceae bacterium DNA:
- a CDS encoding TonB family protein, with the protein MLALLFVPLLWDADLSTYKANPIIEGFNVELVDVTMDNVRFNPKDFEKAKVVRKKIKRAEEATAEKNTISAKATSNLSTNTLKVAPQDGGDPLGTDHEDREGAGALDGETKRILMSYKDYLSNYLNNSKQYPRMAEKLRQEGMVVLVLEIDAKGLIKELKIKQSSNYKTLDVAAINHVRSLSPFKELPSSVSQYRVEVPIVYKIN; encoded by the coding sequence ATGTTAGCACTTCTTTTTGTCCCTTTACTCTGGGACGCTGATCTTTCTACTTATAAGGCCAACCCCATCATAGAGGGTTTTAATGTCGAGCTTGTGGATGTCACCATGGACAATGTCAGATTTAACCCGAAGGATTTTGAAAAGGCCAAAGTGGTCCGAAAAAAGATCAAAAGGGCTGAAGAGGCTACGGCTGAAAAGAACACAATTTCAGCAAAAGCCACCTCAAATCTGTCAACGAATACTCTGAAGGTGGCTCCTCAGGATGGCGGGGACCCACTCGGAACGGATCATGAAGACCGAGAAGGTGCAGGCGCTTTAGATGGCGAAACCAAAAGAATCTTAATGTCTTACAAAGATTACTTGTCCAATTATCTCAATAATTCCAAACAATATCCCCGCATGGCAGAGAAGCTCAGACAAGAGGGCATGGTGGTTTTAGTCCTTGAGATTGATGCCAAAGGTTTAATCAAAGAACTTAAAATCAAGCAGTCTTCAAATTATAAAACTTTAGATGTGGCGGCCATCAATCACGTGCGTTCGCTATCGCCTTTTAAAGAACTTCCAAGCTCTGTCAGTCAGTACCGAGTGGAAGTCCCCATTGTGTATAAGATCAATTAG